Genomic segment of Microbacterium hydrocarbonoxydans:
CAGCAGGTCGCCGACGATCAGGACCTCGACGTCGGGGAACGACGACAGGTTCTCGAGGTAGGTGTCGCTGATGACTCCGACGCCGATGATGCCGATGCCGACCGCGCTCATCGTGCGTACCCGCCTTCGATGAGGAACGAGTAGCTGGCAGCGATGTCGGCGAACACGTCGCCCGGCGCGTTGTCGTACTCGATGATCGCGTACTCGAGGCCGGTTGCGGCTCGAAGCGATGCGGCCAGGGGAACGTCGCCCGTTCCCGCGTGTCGCTGGTCGAGCGCATCGGACCCGAATTCGGCTGCGCCTGGTGCGAAGGGGTTGCGCGCAGGTGCCACGCCGTCCTTGACGTGCACCGCGACGAGGCGGTCACCGAGACGCGAGACGAGCGCAGGCACGTCCTGCCCGCCGACGAGCGCCCAGTACAGGTCGAGTTCGATCGCCACGCGGTCATCGGTGAGCGCGACGAAGCGCTCGAACGCGGTCTCGCCGTCGAAGTCCTCCACGAACTCCTGCGCGTGGTTGTGGTAGCCGACCTCGAGTCCGAAGCCCGCGGCCGTCTCGGCGAGGGCGTTCAGTCGGTCGGCGATGTCTGTCACGCCCTCGATCGTGAACCAGCGCTCCGGAGCGACGAACGGATCGATGACGGTCTTCAGCCCCACCTTCGCCGCGGCCTCGAAGACGACCTCGGGGGCAGGCGTCGGGATGGAGCCGTCCGGTGTCCAGAGCTCGTCCGAGAGAAGAGGCGCATGACCTGTCGGAGATGCGAGTCCGGCCGCGTCGAGCGCCGCGCGGATCTCGTCAGGGCGTCGTACGAAGTCGAACGCCTCGACGTTGCGAAGGCCGATCGCCGCGAGCTTCTCGAGCGAACCCTCCATGTCGGCGGAGAACTCCGCGGCGAGTGTGTACAGCTGGACTGAGGCTTCTGGCAGGGCCACGGTGACCTTCCTTCGGTGTGCTGATCGCTGACGACCCGTGTCGTCGGCCATCAGATTAGCAGAAACCTCCACCTGGAAGTTGTTCGATCCACGTGTGTCGCCTGCGGCTCATCCCTGTGCGAGCGCCTCGATCTCCTGCAGGACCCTCGGGTGTGCGAGGACGCGAAAGTGACCGCCGGTGTGCAACCGCACGTTCCTCCTGGCGCCGGAGAGTTCGCTCCCTTCCGGTATATGGGGGTCGAAGGCGGCGTACAGCGAGACGATGCGATCATTCACCTCGCGCCTGCGGGCGAGTTCCAGGATCGACGGGTCGGAGGGTGAGAAGGCGCGCACCGACCGTGTGGGGAACAGCCGCGCGTAGCGAGAACCCCCGAATGGTGCGGCGACCGCGACCATCGCGCGCACCCGCTGCCCCTCGACTCCGGTCATCGCCGCCTTCCCCGCGAGGCCCCCCTTGCTGTGCGCGACGATGAGCGCATCCGTCATATCCGCCTGCGCCAGAAGATCCGAGACATGTCTCGCGGTCTCGAGCACAGGGAGTCGGTTGTGCGAGAGCGTCTCGACGACGTGCACCGGGTGGCCTCGCTCGTGCAGCGCCGTCACCAGCGGCTGCATGAATCGCCAGGTCTCGTACACGCCGGGGATGATGACGATCGGCAGCCTGTGCCCGCTGCGGAAGGCAGCCGGATCGCCGCGTCCCACCGAGGCGCGCAGCTGCCAGTAACCCGCGTACGCATAGTCTGCCGCCCACCAGGCAGCGCGCTGCCACCAGGGGATCTGTGGATACGACGAAGGGGCGGAACCGCGGTTCCGCCCCTTCACTGCACGTCCGATCAGACGGTCGCCTCCTTGTAGATGGGAGCGGCGCCGTTGACGGCGTCGCCCACCTTGTGGACGCGGATGTCGTTGGTCGAGCCGACGATTCCGGGAGGGGATCCGGAGATCACGACGACCTTGTCTCCTTCAGCGGCGAGGCCGTTGGAGAGCAGATAGTCGTCGACCTGGAGATACATGAGGTCGGTGTGCTGGACCATGTCGACGAGCTTCGACTGGATGCCCCACGTCAGCGCCATACGACGGCGGATGCCGGGCTCGGGCGTGAAGGCGATCATCGGGATGCGCGAACGCAGACGCGAGAGGCGGCGCGCCGAATCCCCCGACTGGGTGAACACGCACAGGTACTTCGCCTCGACGAACTCGGCGACCTCGAGCGCTGCGAGGGTGATGGCGCCACCCTGCGTGCGAGGTTTGGTCGTCAGCGGCGCGATGCGCTCCAGACCGTGCTCCTCGGTCGACTCGATGATGCGGGCCATGGTCTCGACGACGACGACCGGGTAGTCG
This window contains:
- a CDS encoding sugar phosphate isomerase/epimerase; this translates as MALPEASVQLYTLAAEFSADMEGSLEKLAAIGLRNVEAFDFVRRPDEIRAALDAAGLASPTGHAPLLSDELWTPDGSIPTPAPEVVFEAAAKVGLKTVIDPFVAPERWFTIEGVTDIADRLNALAETAAGFGLEVGYHNHAQEFVEDFDGETAFERFVALTDDRVAIELDLYWALVGGQDVPALVSRLGDRLVAVHVKDGVAPARNPFAPGAAEFGSDALDQRHAGTGDVPLAASLRAATGLEYAIIEYDNAPGDVFADIAASYSFLIEGGYAR
- a CDS encoding alpha/beta hydrolase yields the protein MKGRNRGSAPSSYPQIPWWQRAAWWAADYAYAGYWQLRASVGRGDPAAFRSGHRLPIVIIPGVYETWRFMQPLVTALHERGHPVHVVETLSHNRLPVLETARHVSDLLAQADMTDALIVAHSKGGLAGKAAMTGVEGQRVRAMVAVAAPFGGSRYARLFPTRSVRAFSPSDPSILELARRREVNDRIVSLYAAFDPHIPEGSELSGARRNVRLHTGGHFRVLAHPRVLQEIEALAQG